One region of Mycolicibacterium rhodesiae NBB3 genomic DNA includes:
- a CDS encoding NAD(P)/FAD-dependent oxidoreductase: MSVGTLIVGASQAGIQLALSLRDAGEGGPITLVGDEPHAPYQRPPLSKSYLQGDIGFDQLLLRAPEYLAGQDISVLTGELVNWVELEGEGPSGVALTASGETLWFDKLALTVGASPRRLAVSGADLDGVMYLRTANDAAKLRQLQGEAESVVVVGGGFIGLEAAAVARAQGKTVTVVEAADRLMGRAVAPVVSGFYLDAHARRGVTIRLNAEVVSLTGRDARVQSVELSDGSSLPADLVIIGIGVMPRTELADQLDLVCDGGIVVDRFARTSNPNVVAAGDCTVQPDWRTGSGKVRLESVQNAIIQAKAAAATLAGRVESDLPVPRFWSEQFDLKLRIAGLSRGHDYYLVRGAPERESFSVLYYHDDALMAVDSVNAPGDYMAVQKALTQGSTIRAQDARDVSVSLRELIRPAPAEARRIRPRS; the protein is encoded by the coding sequence GTGAGCGTAGGGACGTTAATCGTCGGCGCCAGTCAAGCAGGGATCCAACTGGCTCTATCGCTTCGTGATGCAGGAGAAGGCGGACCAATAACACTAGTTGGCGACGAGCCGCATGCGCCGTACCAACGGCCCCCATTGTCGAAGTCCTACTTGCAGGGTGACATCGGCTTCGACCAGCTGCTACTCCGTGCCCCGGAGTATTTGGCGGGCCAGGACATTTCGGTACTCACGGGTGAGCTTGTCAATTGGGTTGAACTAGAGGGGGAGGGGCCGTCAGGAGTCGCGCTTACAGCGTCAGGAGAAACGCTGTGGTTCGATAAGTTGGCGTTGACCGTTGGCGCCAGTCCACGGCGACTGGCCGTGTCGGGCGCCGATCTCGACGGGGTGATGTACCTCCGGACAGCGAATGACGCCGCGAAGCTGCGCCAGCTCCAGGGCGAAGCAGAATCCGTCGTCGTGGTCGGCGGCGGGTTCATCGGACTCGAAGCCGCGGCGGTTGCGCGTGCCCAAGGTAAAACGGTGACCGTGGTTGAGGCCGCCGATCGGTTGATGGGGCGAGCCGTGGCACCCGTGGTCTCCGGCTTCTACCTCGATGCGCACGCGCGCCGCGGTGTCACCATACGTCTGAACGCGGAAGTAGTGTCGCTGACCGGGCGGGATGCCCGCGTGCAATCGGTGGAATTGTCAGACGGCAGCAGCCTTCCCGCAGATCTTGTAATCATCGGTATCGGAGTCATGCCACGGACCGAACTCGCGGACCAACTGGATCTCGTTTGTGACGGTGGCATTGTTGTCGACCGCTTCGCGCGTACCAGCAATCCGAACGTCGTAGCGGCGGGCGACTGCACTGTTCAACCCGATTGGCGTACCGGCAGCGGCAAAGTACGCTTGGAGTCGGTTCAAAACGCCATAATTCAGGCCAAAGCGGCTGCCGCGACATTGGCGGGCAGGGTGGAGTCAGACCTGCCGGTGCCGCGGTTCTGGTCCGAACAGTTCGATCTCAAGCTTCGCATCGCCGGCCTGTCGAGGGGACACGACTACTACTTGGTTCGCGGCGCTCCGGAACGTGAGTCATTCTCCGTGCTCTATTACCACGACGACGCTTTGATGGCGGTTGACTCCGTCAACGCGCCAGGTGACTATATGGCAGTACAAAAGGCGCTCACCCAAGGATCCACAATCCGGGCCCAGGATGCCCGCGATGTCTCGGTTTCGCTTCGCGAGCTGATCCGTCCCGCACCCGCGGAAGCTAGACGAATACGTCCTCGATCTTGA
- a CDS encoding zinc-dependent alcohol dehydrogenase, which yields MPKGDCEDELVERVLAAVRTAPNTTELRDLPLPELSDDSALLKVEVAGICGTDVKMYSKPPFDEPVIMGHENVGIIAEAGKKFTRLHGVGEGDRIFVEHYVGCYQCEWCRIGEYRHCEATDWRTNADARRYGYTSANNAGTLWGGFSEYMYLPWNAVVHRVPDSVDAELAGLVTPLSNGIEWALIAAGVGYADTVLIQGPGQQGLSQVVACKQAGASQIIVTGATRDKARLDLALELGADEVIDIVAEAPYDRIMDLTNGRGVDFVLDCTSRAGVGPVLLGIDALKRREGTLLIQGELAAFPDFPVKKVTEKAITIRSARGHSYRACELALEQLASRRFPLERLSTHKFALDQVDRAIRALAGETEDADVIHISLMPWLGKES from the coding sequence ATGCCAAAAGGCGATTGCGAGGATGAGTTGGTCGAGCGCGTATTGGCTGCTGTACGTACGGCGCCGAACACCACCGAGTTGCGGGACTTGCCCCTGCCGGAACTGTCCGATGATTCCGCGCTGCTGAAGGTGGAGGTCGCCGGGATATGTGGCACGGATGTCAAGATGTATTCCAAACCGCCATTCGACGAGCCGGTGATCATGGGCCACGAGAACGTCGGCATCATCGCCGAGGCGGGAAAGAAGTTCACGCGGTTGCACGGTGTGGGCGAAGGCGACCGAATCTTCGTCGAGCATTACGTTGGTTGCTATCAGTGCGAATGGTGCCGGATCGGCGAGTACCGCCACTGCGAGGCAACCGACTGGCGAACGAACGCCGATGCGCGCAGATACGGCTACACCTCAGCTAACAACGCCGGAACGCTGTGGGGTGGCTTCTCCGAATACATGTACTTGCCGTGGAATGCGGTAGTACATAGGGTGCCCGACAGTGTCGATGCTGAACTGGCCGGTCTCGTTACTCCCTTGTCGAACGGCATCGAGTGGGCACTGATCGCCGCAGGTGTCGGTTACGCCGACACTGTCCTGATTCAAGGACCGGGCCAGCAGGGACTGTCGCAAGTCGTGGCTTGCAAGCAAGCCGGCGCGTCCCAAATCATCGTTACGGGCGCGACGCGGGACAAAGCTCGCCTGGACCTCGCGCTGGAACTCGGTGCAGACGAGGTCATCGACATCGTTGCAGAAGCTCCCTACGACCGGATAATGGACTTGACCAACGGGCGCGGCGTCGACTTCGTACTCGACTGCACCTCGCGGGCTGGTGTGGGACCGGTGTTACTCGGCATCGACGCCTTGAAACGCCGTGAGGGCACATTGCTCATCCAGGGGGAACTAGCTGCGTTCCCCGATTTTCCGGTGAAGAAGGTCACTGAGAAGGCCATCACGATCCGAAGCGCACGCGGCCATAGTTACCGCGCGTGTGAGCTCGCACTCGAACAGCTTGCGTCGCGACGGTTTCCGCTGGAGCGGCTGTCCACGCACAAGTTCGCGCTCGACCAGGTCGACAGGGCTATCCGAGCGCTGGCTGGTGAGACAGAGGACGCCGACGTTATCCACATTTCGCTGATGCCTTGGCTGGGAAAGGAGTCCTGA
- a CDS encoding 4-carboxy-4-hydroxy-2-oxoadipate aldolase/oxaloacetate decarboxylase, with amino-acid sequence MSVVIRNPPRAHPAVREELAQFGVATIHEAQGRTGLLAAYMRPIYTGARVCGSAVTVSVPSDDNWMIHVAVEQCEAGDVLVVAPEEPSEYGFFGELLATALAARGVSGLVIDAGCRDVTELAAMSFAVWSKCVSAQGTVKKRLGSVNVGITCAGAWVEPGDVVVGDDDGVVVVPRTEAAAVAAAARLRETREAENRKRYMHGELSLDVNNMRADLACAGLRYVDYEDAVR; translated from the coding sequence GTGTCTGTCGTCATCCGCAATCCACCTCGCGCCCATCCCGCGGTGCGGGAGGAGCTCGCCCAGTTCGGCGTTGCGACCATTCATGAAGCACAGGGCCGCACCGGGCTGCTCGCTGCGTACATGAGGCCGATCTACACCGGTGCACGGGTCTGCGGATCCGCGGTGACTGTCAGTGTGCCGTCAGATGACAACTGGATGATCCATGTGGCGGTGGAGCAGTGTGAGGCAGGTGATGTCCTGGTAGTCGCTCCCGAAGAGCCCTCGGAGTATGGATTTTTCGGTGAATTACTGGCCACGGCACTCGCGGCCCGGGGTGTGAGTGGTCTGGTGATCGACGCCGGATGCCGGGACGTCACGGAACTCGCGGCCATGAGTTTTGCAGTCTGGTCGAAATGTGTCTCAGCACAGGGCACGGTGAAAAAACGTCTTGGCTCGGTCAATGTCGGGATTACTTGTGCCGGCGCCTGGGTCGAACCGGGTGACGTCGTGGTCGGCGACGACGACGGTGTCGTCGTCGTCCCCCGCACGGAGGCCGCTGCGGTCGCAGCGGCCGCCAGGCTGCGCGAGACCAGGGAAGCTGAGAACCGAAAGCGTTACATGCACGGTGAACTCAGCCTGGACGTCAACAACATGCGTGCCGACCTTGCCTGCGCGGGGTTGCGCTATGTCGACTATGAGGACGCCGTGCGGTGA
- a CDS encoding amidohydrolase family protein: protein MIIDIHGHYTTSPPAHQAFRDQQLAALEDPSVPAPAAPRIGDDELRESVENNQLRVLRERGGDLMLFSPKASGMEHHIADQATATAWARASNDLVHRVAQLYPDAFAPVAQLPQTPYGDLRAVVDELRRCVDELGFVGCNVNPDPTAGYWTTPPMTDEYWYPLYEVMIELEVPAMVHVSTSCNPNFHTLGAHYLNADTSVFMQFVESDLFQRFPKLTFVIPHGGGAVPYHWGRYRGLAARLGRPDPSELLENVYFDTCVYHQAGIDLLHRVIGPANLLFASEMLGAVRGVDPDTGVAWDDTLVYINELDLSEREHHAVVEGNARRVYPRLDRHLASKDLAGTGSAVANVPFGGGDGRHG from the coding sequence GTGATCATTGACATCCACGGTCACTACACCACGTCACCGCCGGCGCATCAGGCGTTTCGTGACCAACAGCTCGCGGCGTTGGAAGATCCCAGCGTGCCCGCGCCGGCAGCGCCGAGGATCGGTGACGACGAGCTCCGAGAGAGCGTCGAGAACAATCAGCTGCGCGTGCTTCGCGAGCGAGGTGGTGATCTGATGCTGTTCTCGCCGAAAGCTTCCGGGATGGAGCACCATATAGCGGACCAGGCCACCGCCACCGCTTGGGCCCGTGCGTCCAACGACCTGGTCCACCGTGTGGCGCAACTTTATCCCGACGCTTTCGCGCCAGTGGCTCAGTTGCCGCAGACGCCTTATGGAGACTTGCGTGCGGTGGTCGACGAGCTACGACGTTGCGTGGATGAACTCGGTTTCGTCGGGTGCAACGTCAACCCGGACCCGACGGCCGGGTACTGGACGACGCCCCCGATGACGGACGAATACTGGTACCCGCTGTACGAGGTCATGATCGAGTTGGAAGTGCCTGCGATGGTGCATGTTTCGACCTCGTGTAATCCAAACTTCCACACGCTCGGCGCGCACTACCTCAACGCTGACACGAGCGTTTTCATGCAGTTCGTGGAGTCTGACTTGTTCCAGCGATTTCCGAAGCTGACCTTTGTGATCCCGCACGGAGGTGGCGCCGTCCCGTACCACTGGGGCCGTTACCGCGGCTTGGCGGCTCGGCTGGGCAGACCAGACCCAAGCGAACTCCTGGAAAATGTGTACTTCGACACTTGCGTCTATCACCAGGCTGGAATCGATCTGCTGCACCGGGTGATCGGTCCGGCGAACCTGCTATTCGCGTCCGAAATGCTCGGCGCGGTTCGCGGAGTTGACCCGGACACCGGAGTCGCATGGGACGACACGCTGGTCTACATCAACGAACTCGATTTGAGTGAGAGAGAACACCACGCAGTGGTGGAGGGTAACGCGCGCAGGGTGTATCCCCGGCTGGACCGGCATTTGGCCAGTAAAGATCTCGCCGGCACCGGATCCGCCGTCGCCAACGTCCCCTTCGGAGGAGGGGACGGGCGACATGGATAG
- a CDS encoding cytochrome P450, translated as MRELGPVVRLTANGVLAVARYADVRAVLIDHTRFISGKGVGFNNQFNEVRRHSVIASDPPRHEMLRGVLQDRLGPRSIRNVEQIIRPRAQSLVDEMTRRGSFDAVTDFSQVFPLEVVGELIGLPVDARSELLRWASGAFNAFGPPGDRTSAGLADIAEQFEYIRNVATRDQLAPGSMGAAVYEAADAGVIPEEYCLHLLSAYLTAGMDTTVNALGAMVWLLGTHPEQWHELRGLPHRVNAVVNEVLRIEAPAQLFSRVAAVDAEVSGIEIAAGERVAVIYGSGNRDERQYPEPDKFDIHRNAAGHLTFGTGLHACAGQVLARIELQAVLESMIERVEAITIGEPIRKLNNVLRGFRSVPATFTPASVKNSVFSGESA; from the coding sequence ATGCGTGAGCTGGGGCCGGTCGTCCGCCTGACCGCTAATGGCGTGCTCGCGGTGGCGCGGTATGCCGACGTGCGGGCAGTCCTCATTGACCACACGCGATTCATATCCGGCAAAGGTGTCGGCTTCAACAATCAGTTCAACGAGGTCCGTAGACACAGCGTCATCGCGTCCGACCCGCCACGCCACGAGATGCTGCGCGGTGTTCTCCAGGATCGTTTGGGGCCTCGCTCAATTCGCAATGTGGAGCAGATCATTCGGCCCAGAGCTCAATCGCTTGTCGACGAGATGACCAGAAGAGGCTCCTTCGATGCGGTGACCGACTTCAGTCAGGTCTTTCCCTTAGAGGTCGTCGGAGAGCTGATCGGCCTCCCCGTTGATGCTCGCTCGGAGTTGCTGCGCTGGGCCAGCGGTGCGTTCAACGCCTTTGGCCCGCCGGGTGATCGCACCTCGGCAGGCCTGGCCGACATCGCAGAGCAGTTCGAGTACATCCGCAACGTCGCAACGAGGGACCAACTGGCCCCGGGCAGCATGGGTGCCGCGGTATACGAAGCGGCCGACGCTGGGGTCATCCCCGAGGAGTACTGCCTGCACCTACTTTCGGCGTACCTTACGGCGGGGATGGACACGACCGTCAATGCGCTTGGGGCGATGGTGTGGCTGCTCGGAACGCATCCTGAGCAGTGGCACGAACTACGCGGGTTACCCCACCGGGTCAACGCCGTCGTGAATGAGGTGTTGAGGATCGAAGCACCTGCGCAGCTCTTCTCCCGTGTTGCAGCGGTGGACGCCGAGGTAAGCGGAATCGAGATCGCCGCGGGTGAGCGGGTTGCTGTCATCTATGGAAGCGGCAATCGCGATGAGCGCCAGTATCCCGAGCCAGACAAATTCGACATTCATCGAAACGCCGCGGGTCATCTGACCTTTGGAACCGGTCTTCATGCCTGCGCGGGTCAGGTGTTGGCCCGGATCGAGCTCCAGGCAGTATTAGAATCGATGATCGAGCGCGTCGAGGCGATCACGATTGGCGAGCCCATCCGCAAGCTCAACAACGTGTTGCGTGGATTCCGTAGTGTCCCTGCGACTTTCACGCCCGCTTCGGTCAAGAATTCAGTATTTTCCGGAGAATCGGCGTGA